A section of the Pedobacter sp. HDW13 genome encodes:
- a CDS encoding SusC/RagA family TonB-linked outer membrane protein yields the protein MEKSYLKWLSKLFVILMIPFLLLLFTGMAQAQSKRYTISGKVTDAANSDPIPGAVVKILNTTLATSTDANGAYNFSVDLNPGKYQLQFSYVGYKSSLQSVDLGANDKVQVSVKLSGDAVGLDEVIVTGTSQGTTRKQLGSYVSTVKGDDLNKAPSGNALASLQGKTPGAQISQNSGDPAGGISVRLRGISSVNSSSEPLYIIDGVIINNSTTRVTNTSGNYDNINNGIQVGSLGQNRMVDISPADIDHIEVLNGAAAAAIYGSRANAGVIQIFTKRGKSGEPQVSFNTSLTISELRKQIEVNQAPIKFGGSVDAQTQDILTPTLTNTTAVTRYNYQDYIFRTGVGTDNSVSVSGGNDNTKFYTSAGYFANQGIIKNTNFRRMNFRANLDQKINNWAKITAGFNYIHSDANEKPDGNSFFSPMNSVTIIGNFHDLFTRDASGNLKSVGERGRVNPVSVIEDIKQRQFTNRIIANAGIKLTPVKNLTIDYTMGVDNSIQNGTTYIPPFAYNVSTGFYGGGPTLDPSLNGYASAANATTTLFNNELNFTYDAKISDALSSTTQLGGSFQYQKDLFSLLNGRGLAPFVQTVNGASTILTNNDNRSEFSISGAYLQQNFKYKDHLFVTGAVRVDQSTVFGENNRTQFYPKANVSYVLSSADYWKNLGVSSWWNALKFRAAYGESGNLTGIGAYDRFNVYTPGAITSKTSLTSSSILANTGVKPERQKELEIGTDMSFFNNRLGLTFSWYDKRVKDVLLNVIVAPTIGYSSVLDNIGGTLKNKGIELMLTGVPVKTTDFTWTATLIYNRNRNKIVGSGAQRLIATNAGAPVSITDGYPVGVFYGTFFARNSDGSLLTNALGIPQTELGKQLTSTTYDPQRTNGQPSGAVLRKVLGDPNPDYTGSLVNDFTYKKLSLHIQLDAVQGGDIWNADWRTRQGVGNGKVTEAEDLGQLPRGYVAGVYNVEEWRIDDGSFVKLREISLSYNIGKVKFVKDLTVNLSGRNLASWDNYKGYDPEVNAGGQSTILRNIDFGSVPIPRTFSIGLQARF from the coding sequence ATGGAAAAAAGTTACCTAAAATGGTTGTCAAAGCTCTTCGTAATTTTGATGATCCCATTTCTGTTACTCTTATTTACAGGAATGGCACAAGCACAAAGCAAACGGTACACCATTAGCGGCAAGGTTACCGATGCAGCTAACAGCGATCCTATACCTGGAGCAGTTGTTAAAATATTAAATACCACTTTGGCTACCAGTACCGATGCTAACGGAGCTTATAACTTTTCGGTTGATTTAAATCCCGGAAAATACCAGCTTCAGTTTTCTTATGTGGGCTATAAAAGTAGCCTTCAATCAGTTGATTTGGGCGCAAATGATAAAGTACAGGTAAGCGTAAAGCTTAGTGGCGATGCTGTAGGTCTTGATGAAGTTATTGTTACAGGCACCTCGCAGGGAACTACCCGTAAACAGTTAGGTAGTTATGTAAGTACTGTAAAAGGTGATGATTTAAACAAAGCGCCCAGCGGAAATGCCCTTGCCTCATTGCAGGGAAAAACACCTGGAGCACAGATTAGCCAGAACTCAGGCGATCCCGCTGGAGGAATTTCTGTTCGTTTAAGAGGTATAAGTTCTGTTAATTCATCATCTGAACCACTCTATATCATTGATGGTGTAATAATAAATAACTCTACTACAAGGGTAACCAATACGTCTGGCAATTACGACAATATTAACAATGGCATCCAGGTAGGAAGCCTCGGACAGAATAGGATGGTGGATATTAGTCCGGCAGATATTGACCACATTGAGGTTTTAAATGGCGCTGCGGCAGCGGCAATTTATGGTTCAAGGGCAAATGCAGGTGTAATTCAGATTTTTACCAAACGCGGGAAAAGCGGTGAGCCGCAGGTAAGTTTCAATACCAGCCTGACCATTAGCGAACTCCGGAAGCAGATTGAGGTAAATCAGGCACCAATTAAGTTTGGTGGATCTGTTGATGCGCAAACACAGGATATTTTAACCCCAACTTTAACTAATACCACCGCCGTTACCCGCTATAATTATCAGGATTATATTTTTCGCACAGGGGTAGGCACAGATAATTCCGTATCAGTTTCGGGTGGAAATGACAATACGAAATTTTATACTTCGGCCGGGTATTTTGCTAATCAGGGAATTATTAAGAATACCAATTTCAGAAGGATGAACTTTAGGGCTAATCTCGATCAGAAAATCAATAACTGGGCAAAAATTACTGCCGGATTTAATTATATCCATAGCGATGCAAATGAAAAGCCAGACGGAAATTCTTTTTTCTCACCAATGAACTCCGTAACCATTATCGGTAATTTTCATGACCTTTTCACCAGAGACGCTTCAGGTAACCTGAAATCTGTTGGTGAACGTGGAAGAGTGAATCCAGTTTCCGTAATTGAAGACATCAAACAACGGCAGTTTACTAATCGCATTATTGCTAACGCGGGAATAAAGTTAACGCCAGTTAAAAATCTTACCATCGATTACACCATGGGGGTTGATAATAGTATTCAAAACGGAACCACTTACATTCCGCCCTTCGCTTATAATGTAAGTACAGGTTTTTATGGTGGCGGACCAACTCTTGATCCGTCTTTAAATGGATATGCCAGTGCCGCAAATGCAACTACAACTTTATTTAACAACGAACTGAATTTTACTTATGATGCAAAAATATCAGACGCATTAAGTTCTACCACACAACTAGGAGGTTCTTTCCAGTATCAAAAGGATTTGTTCAGCTTGCTAAATGGCCGCGGACTTGCACCTTTTGTACAAACGGTTAACGGGGCAAGCACCATCTTAACGAATAACGATAACAGGTCTGAATTCTCGATTAGCGGGGCCTATTTGCAGCAGAATTTTAAATATAAGGACCATTTATTTGTAACAGGTGCAGTTAGGGTCGATCAATCAACAGTTTTCGGAGAAAATAACCGGACGCAATTCTATCCAAAAGCAAACGTGAGTTACGTTTTATCTTCAGCTGATTATTGGAAAAATCTGGGAGTTTCTTCATGGTGGAATGCACTTAAATTTCGTGCGGCATATGGCGAATCAGGAAACTTAACCGGTATCGGCGCCTACGATAGGTTTAATGTATATACTCCAGGCGCAATTACCAGTAAAACATCTTTAACGTCAAGCAGTATTCTTGCCAATACAGGTGTAAAGCCGGAGCGCCAAAAAGAATTGGAAATCGGTACCGATATGTCGTTTTTCAATAATCGCTTAGGCTTAACATTTAGCTGGTACGATAAACGGGTTAAGGATGTATTGCTTAATGTGATTGTAGCACCAACCATAGGTTATTCGAGCGTACTGGATAACATTGGAGGCACATTAAAAAATAAAGGAATTGAGCTGATGTTAACTGGTGTACCGGTTAAAACAACCGATTTTACCTGGACGGCCACTTTGATTTATAACCGCAACAGGAACAAAATTGTAGGTTCAGGTGCGCAAAGGTTGATTGCAACTAATGCCGGGGCACCGGTATCAATCACCGATGGATATCCTGTAGGGGTTTTTTATGGAACTTTCTTCGCACGAAATAGCGATGGTAGCTTATTAACAAATGCCCTGGGGATTCCGCAAACAGAGTTGGGTAAGCAACTAACTTCTACCACTTACGATCCGCAACGAACCAATGGTCAACCTTCGGGTGCTGTTCTGCGTAAAGTATTAGGCGACCCAAATCCTGATTACACGGGATCTTTAGTGAATGATTTTACTTATAAAAAACTAAGCCTCCATATTCAGTTAGATGCCGTTCAGGGTGGGGATATATGGAACGCCGATTGGAGGACCCGCCAGGGGGTAGGTAATGGTAAAGTAACCGAAGCTGAAGATTTAGGGCAATTGCCAAGAGGTTACGTGGCAGGAGTGTATAATGTAGAAGAATGGCGTATAGATGATGGTTCTTTTGTAAAACTGAGAGAAATTTCGCTGAGTTATAACATAGGCAAAGTGAAATTTGTAAAAGACTTGACAGTTAATTTAAGCGGACGGAATTTAGCTTCCTGGGATAATTACAAAGGTTATGATCCCGAGGTGAACGCAGGAGGACAATCGACAATTTTAAGGAATATCGATTTTGGCTCAGTGCCAATTCCACGTACCTTTTCTATTGGTTTACAGGCAAGGTTCTAA
- a CDS encoding RagB/SusD family nutrient uptake outer membrane protein, with product MKNLRQKYTLYTFFLGLVALSACKKDYLNPNAPVAEDVMTSSRALTGVTTGLQKSISTTRAGLLYASITLNGITTNELISINTGNTSEERLMAGGVQVDGTNSVVLNVWTAANKVIFDADNVINNAANLADKNYAAGLIAHASIFKAMALGNLSEYWEKVPAGIGQNIGFITRVEGFNKAIATIENAQAVIAANPISSTFLGNVPAGVDIPNTLNALKARYALFAGNYTLALSAANAVDLIKTSLFNYDAQNLNSIFEVATSTNNVVQPKNINLGQTGAFVPDAGDLRIPFYTTINTTVRIKGFAASTLAPFPLYLPGEMTLIKAEAYARQATPNLISALTELNKVVTKTPAQDPLGVGAGLLPLTGPYTQQQLLDLIYKHRCIELFMSGLKLEDMRRFNQPLADRKRNFFPYPFPERDNNTNTPADPSF from the coding sequence ATGAAAAATTTAAGACAAAAATATACGCTTTACACATTTTTTTTAGGATTGGTTGCCTTATCTGCTTGCAAAAAGGACTATCTCAATCCTAATGCACCTGTTGCTGAAGATGTAATGACTTCATCAAGGGCGCTAACCGGAGTAACCACGGGACTCCAAAAAAGTATTTCGACAACCCGCGCAGGCCTTCTATATGCCTCAATAACTCTAAACGGAATTACTACAAATGAGCTAATTTCTATCAATACCGGAAATACTTCTGAGGAAAGATTAATGGCTGGAGGAGTTCAGGTTGATGGTACCAATAGCGTAGTGCTGAATGTCTGGACAGCGGCAAACAAGGTTATCTTTGATGCTGATAACGTGATCAACAACGCAGCCAATTTAGCTGATAAAAATTATGCTGCCGGTTTAATTGCTCATGCCAGCATTTTTAAGGCTATGGCTTTAGGTAATTTATCTGAATATTGGGAAAAAGTGCCAGCAGGCATAGGCCAGAATATTGGTTTTATTACCCGGGTAGAAGGTTTTAACAAAGCGATTGCAACCATTGAGAATGCACAAGCCGTCATTGCAGCAAACCCAATCAGCTCAACTTTTTTAGGTAATGTTCCAGCAGGAGTAGATATTCCGAATACGCTGAATGCTCTAAAAGCCAGGTATGCGCTATTTGCGGGTAATTACACGCTTGCTTTAAGTGCGGCTAATGCGGTTGACCTCATTAAAACTTCTTTATTCAACTATGATGCCCAGAATTTGAATTCCATTTTTGAAGTTGCTACTTCCACTAATAATGTGGTTCAGCCAAAAAATATCAACCTTGGGCAAACAGGTGCATTTGTGCCCGATGCAGGTGATTTGCGCATTCCATTTTATACTACAATTAACACAACAGTGCGTATTAAAGGATTTGCAGCAAGCACCCTGGCGCCGTTTCCGCTTTATCTTCCTGGCGAGATGACTTTGATTAAAGCCGAAGCTTATGCCCGTCAGGCCACACCTAATCTGATTAGTGCATTAACAGAGCTAAATAAAGTGGTTACGAAAACACCTGCTCAAGATCCTTTGGGAGTAGGTGCCGGATTGCTTCCTTTAACTGGGCCATATACCCAGCAGCAGCTATTAGATCTCATTTACAAACACCGTTGCATTGAGCTGTTTATGTCGGGTTTAAAACTCGAAGATATGAGGCGGTTTAATCAGCCATTAGCAGATCGTAAACGTAATTTCTTCCCTTATCCTTTTCCGGAGCGGGATAACAATACCAATACGCCAGCGGATCCCTCATTCTAA
- a CDS encoding DeoR/GlpR family DNA-binding transcription regulator produces the protein MLKKERHDFIMRQINLHNRVLTSDLVQLLNVSEDTIRRDLQELVDENLLYKVHGGALSKSYHSSFDDSTVYARDSKIIIAKKAAKLIKDGMVVLTGGGTTILELVKLLPQGISATFFTISPLVAVELAKYNNVEVILIGGLFSKNSQVTYGGQVITQLSEIKADLCLMGTSAIHPEEGLTDTYWEINQLKKAMLACAKRTAVLCISEKLDIALRLRVCPLESISYLVTELDINDESLSRYREKELNIL, from the coding sequence ATGCTGAAAAAAGAACGCCATGATTTCATTATGCGCCAGATTAACCTGCACAACCGCGTGCTCACGTCCGATCTGGTTCAACTGCTCAATGTTTCGGAGGATACTATTAGAAGGGATTTGCAGGAACTGGTGGATGAAAATCTGCTGTACAAAGTGCATGGCGGTGCGCTATCCAAATCGTACCATAGCTCTTTTGATGATAGTACCGTTTACGCCCGCGACAGCAAGATTATCATAGCAAAAAAGGCAGCCAAGCTGATTAAAGATGGCATGGTGGTTTTAACGGGCGGCGGTACCACAATACTTGAATTGGTAAAACTCTTACCCCAGGGCATATCAGCTACTTTTTTTACGATTAGCCCGCTGGTTGCTGTAGAGCTGGCTAAATACAACAATGTTGAAGTAATTTTAATTGGGGGCCTATTTTCTAAAAACTCGCAGGTTACCTATGGCGGCCAGGTGATTACCCAGCTTTCAGAAATTAAAGCCGATTTATGCCTGATGGGAACCAGTGCAATCCACCCTGAAGAAGGCTTAACCGATACTTACTGGGAAATTAACCAGCTAAAGAAGGCCATGCTGGCCTGTGCAAAAAGAACTGCAGTATTGTGTATTTCAGAAAAATTGGATATCGCCCTGCGCTTAAGGGTTTGCCCCTTAGAAAGTATCAGTTATTTGGTAACTGAGCTGGATATTAATGACGAATCGCTTTCGCGTTATCGTGAAAAGGAATTGAATATTTTATAA
- a CDS encoding SusC/RagA family TonB-linked outer membrane protein, giving the protein MKKKLLLIFIGTFLLLAHAIAQQITIAGKVTSPDGPIPGVSVRVKGSNVVAQTNAQGNYVIKALKTDVLTYSYVGYVTQERAVGSNTVINISLSADAGNLSEVVVTAFGIKRSKDALGYSAQTLKGSDIADTQRDNFLNALQGRVAGATITPTTGTPGASATMIIRGGISLDGDNQPLFVVDGLPISNRTFSEYNLVGQGTFNRQNDYGNRAMDINPEEIESLTVLKGPEASALYGTDGASGAVVITTKRAKAGTARVTYSNSFRLENTYRYPEVQTTYGGGAGGIFDEEQRTRTFFGAKYPANKTMYDNIGNFYKTGFTQKHNATIEGGSEKLSVRTTVSYTDQKGIIPGTAYNTINGKINATSKISDKISMNASLNLISSRTDKTYKGVSSPMLSALSWPLTDDMRNYLTPLGERRTITGSLSGELDNPYWGVERNPNYDKMNRVLGNIGFTYAPTNWLSMQGTAGADIFSQTGLSAYDIQSYEANRSGTTNSGGGLNTYNANERLVTANFVATAKKDFGKFKPVIRVGTEIKDDSYQVNAQFGTRFYQPNFFSMNNIDPTTQRVAYTDELKRKVGVFANAELGYDNFLYLTLSGRQDLSSTLPQKNNTFFYPATSLSFVFSNLQAVKSLEWLSYGKLRGSWGQSGKDARVAYITNNKLVAQQTTGGGYALDVNMGNPDLEAEFTTAKEIGLELGFFKNRLSFDFSYYHNLSDKQITAPRLSYASGAVLQYINSGKIRVHGFELLVKGTPVKTQNFSWDISANASRARGKILSLPANQDVFYVSDSWLFDNVRAQYAVGTSISAFAGIDYLRNKDGQLLINPANGMPIKDVNFTQMGDRAPDIMVGLTNSFTYKNFNLSFLLDLRKGGDIYNATELYLYARGLSKLSTDREVPRIIEGVMRDGLENSANPTKNNVVVIPYITTSYYSTFYNTADFLEKDISWIRLKDVTLSYNLPKSLFQNSKVIKSANVFVTGTDLLLITNYKGVDPSVNGLSAASGGLGGTGIDFGSVGLPRGYNLGVKIGF; this is encoded by the coding sequence ATGAAAAAAAAGCTACTATTAATTTTTATTGGTACGTTTTTGTTGCTGGCTCATGCCATCGCGCAACAAATAACTATTGCAGGTAAGGTTACCTCGCCCGATGGGCCTATACCTGGTGTTTCTGTTCGGGTAAAGGGCAGCAATGTTGTTGCACAAACCAATGCACAAGGAAACTATGTTATTAAAGCATTAAAAACCGACGTACTTACTTATTCCTATGTGGGTTATGTAACCCAGGAGCGTGCGGTTGGCTCAAATACGGTTATTAACATTAGTCTTTCTGCCGATGCGGGTAACCTCAGTGAGGTGGTAGTAACAGCATTCGGTATAAAAAGATCTAAAGATGCGCTCGGTTACTCCGCGCAAACCTTAAAAGGTTCGGATATTGCCGATACACAACGCGATAACTTTTTAAATGCCTTACAAGGCCGTGTGGCTGGTGCAACCATTACGCCAACAACGGGTACACCAGGGGCATCTGCAACGATGATTATCCGTGGTGGTATTTCGTTGGATGGAGATAATCAGCCACTTTTCGTAGTAGATGGTTTGCCGATTTCTAACCGTACTTTTAGCGAGTACAATTTAGTGGGACAGGGAACCTTTAACCGCCAGAACGATTACGGAAACAGGGCAATGGATATAAATCCTGAAGAAATAGAATCGCTTACGGTTTTAAAAGGACCAGAGGCTTCAGCTTTATACGGAACAGATGGTGCTTCGGGCGCTGTTGTAATTACTACAAAAAGAGCAAAAGCCGGTACCGCCCGCGTAACCTATAGTAACTCGTTCAGGCTAGAAAATACCTATCGCTATCCAGAAGTACAAACTACTTATGGTGGTGGTGCCGGAGGTATTTTTGATGAAGAACAAAGAACACGTACTTTCTTTGGCGCGAAATACCCAGCCAATAAAACGATGTACGATAATATCGGTAATTTTTATAAAACCGGTTTCACCCAAAAACATAATGCAACTATAGAGGGTGGAAGTGAGAAGCTTTCGGTGCGGACAACGGTAAGCTATACCGATCAGAAAGGTATCATTCCGGGAACGGCTTATAATACTATCAATGGTAAAATAAACGCCACTTCTAAAATCAGCGATAAAATTAGCATGAATGCATCGCTAAACCTGATCTCTTCAAGAACTGATAAAACCTATAAGGGCGTAAGCAGCCCAATGTTAAGTGCTTTATCATGGCCGTTAACAGATGATATGCGGAACTACCTGACCCCACTTGGCGAAAGAAGAACCATTACCGGAAGCTTAAGTGGCGAATTGGATAATCCATATTGGGGCGTAGAAAGAAACCCTAACTACGATAAAATGAACCGTGTGCTTGGAAATATAGGCTTTACCTATGCGCCAACCAACTGGTTAAGCATGCAGGGAACTGCTGGAGCAGATATATTTTCTCAGACCGGTCTTTCTGCCTACGATATCCAGTCGTACGAAGCAAATAGATCCGGAACCACCAATTCGGGCGGTGGTTTAAATACCTATAATGCCAACGAGCGATTGGTAACAGCCAATTTTGTAGCAACAGCTAAAAAAGATTTTGGAAAATTTAAGCCTGTAATCCGTGTAGGTACTGAGATTAAAGATGATTCTTATCAGGTAAATGCACAGTTCGGTACACGTTTTTACCAGCCGAACTTTTTTAGCATGAACAATATCGATCCAACTACACAAAGGGTAGCTTATACCGATGAGCTAAAGCGTAAAGTTGGTGTTTTTGCCAATGCAGAGTTAGGTTACGATAATTTCTTGTATTTAACCCTGTCTGGTCGTCAGGATTTATCTTCAACCCTGCCACAAAAGAATAATACTTTCTTTTACCCTGCCACATCATTAAGTTTTGTGTTTTCGAATTTGCAGGCCGTAAAAAGCTTAGAATGGTTGTCGTACGGTAAATTAAGAGGCTCGTGGGGCCAATCAGGTAAAGATGCCAGAGTGGCTTACATTACCAACAATAAATTGGTTGCCCAACAAACTACAGGTGGTGGTTATGCATTGGATGTAAATATGGGTAATCCGGATTTAGAGGCCGAATTTACTACAGCAAAAGAGATTGGATTGGAATTGGGTTTCTTTAAAAACCGTTTATCATTCGATTTTTCTTATTACCATAACCTGTCTGATAAGCAAATTACTGCACCACGCTTAAGTTATGCATCGGGTGCTGTTTTACAATATATCAATAGCGGAAAAATTAGGGTACACGGTTTCGAACTTTTGGTTAAAGGTACACCGGTTAAAACACAGAACTTTAGCTGGGATATTTCGGCAAATGCATCGAGGGCAAGAGGAAAAATCTTGTCGTTGCCTGCAAATCAGGATGTGTTTTATGTATCTGATAGCTGGTTGTTTGATAATGTTAGGGCTCAATATGCTGTGGGAACATCGATTTCAGCTTTTGCGGGTATAGATTATTTGAGAAACAAAGATGGTCAGCTTTTAATCAATCCGGCAAACGGAATGCCGATTAAAGATGTTAATTTCACTCAAATGGGCGATCGCGCACCAGATATTATGGTGGGTTTAACCAACAGCTTTACCTATAAAAATTTCAACCTTTCGTTTTTGCTCGATTTGCGTAAAGGGGGCGATATTTACAACGCAACCGAGTTATACCTGTATGCAAGGGGTTTATCTAAGTTAAGTACAGATCGCGAGGTGCCAAGGATTATTGAAGGTGTAATGCGCGATGGTTTGGAAAATTCGGCCAACCCAACCAAAAATAATGTGGTGGTAATTCCTTACATCACTACAAGTTATTACTCAACATTTTATAATACAGCCGATTTCTTAGAAAAAGATATCAGCTGGATCAGGCTGAAGGATGTGACCTTGAGCTACAACTTGCCAAAAAGCTTATTCCAAAACAGTAAAGTGATTAAGAGCGCCAATGTTTTCGTTACCGGAACAGATTTGTTGTTGATTACCAATTACAAAGGTGTAGATCCGTCGGTTAATGGTTTAAGTGCTGCATCGGGCGGTTTAGGCGGTACAGGGATCGATTTCGGTTCAGTTGGCTTGCCAAGAGGTTATAATTTAGGTGTGAAAATTGGTTTTTAA
- a CDS encoding SusD/RagB family nutrient-binding outer membrane lipoprotein: MKKIYLLSVFASLVIASGCKKYLDVNTDPATPQEVSSKTLTPPLFAQMERGIQFDSRYLGGLIQYFGGAVNVGEQHGWIAGSDAMGEIWRTNYFGLGANLNLIIKDSEAKQEWNYVGMAQALKAWSWQTTTDYHGEIILKQAFDVDRYVYDYDTQPEVYAEVVRLANASIANFSRTDGAGTVVKFGPADLIYAGDNAKWIKFNYGILARNANNLVNKATYDPAKVIEYVDKSLAGNADNFIVPNTGTTAINGNFFGPLRANLGAYRQTAIIVALLDGTTFAVANTPLVIDPRRNNMITASQDGIFRGTAPYTADAGTAVAKNQIPNPWGSLGSANPGPNQGKYLFKDNAGFPIMTYTEMQFIKAEAAFRKGDFPLAYTAYINGVTSSIDFVSALGTAITATEKAAYLASTSVKQSAATLTLKDIMLQKYLALYGYGFVETWCDLRKFNYNVGDAAGYNPYVNVYRFPSSFYVDNGGKPAQRYRPRYNSEYLWNIEALKKIGADKSDYHTYKMWFSQP, translated from the coding sequence ATGAAAAAGATATATTTATTATCAGTTTTTGCTTCGCTGGTAATTGCGTCGGGATGTAAAAAGTACCTGGATGTGAATACAGATCCTGCAACGCCGCAAGAAGTATCGAGCAAAACATTAACCCCTCCTTTGTTTGCACAAATGGAAAGAGGTATACAATTCGATTCGAGGTATTTAGGTGGATTAATCCAATATTTTGGTGGGGCTGTAAATGTGGGAGAACAACATGGCTGGATTGCTGGCAGCGATGCCATGGGCGAAATTTGGAGGACTAATTATTTTGGCTTAGGAGCTAACTTAAACCTGATTATCAAAGATTCTGAAGCTAAGCAGGAATGGAATTATGTAGGTATGGCACAAGCATTAAAGGCATGGAGCTGGCAAACCACTACCGATTACCATGGCGAAATTATTTTAAAGCAGGCATTTGATGTAGATCGTTATGTTTACGATTACGATACCCAACCCGAGGTTTATGCAGAGGTGGTTAGATTAGCCAATGCTTCGATTGCCAATTTTAGCAGAACAGATGGTGCAGGAACAGTAGTGAAGTTTGGTCCGGCCGATTTGATTTACGCAGGCGATAATGCCAAATGGATTAAGTTCAATTACGGTATCCTGGCTCGAAATGCCAACAACCTGGTGAATAAGGCTACTTACGATCCGGCTAAAGTAATTGAGTATGTTGATAAATCGTTAGCCGGTAATGCCGATAATTTTATTGTACCTAATACCGGTACAACGGCTATTAATGGTAACTTTTTTGGTCCTTTAAGGGCAAATTTAGGTGCATACCGCCAAACGGCTATAATTGTGGCTTTGCTTGATGGTACCACCTTTGCTGTTGCCAACACACCTCTGGTTATCGATCCGCGCCGCAACAACATGATTACAGCATCGCAGGATGGTATATTTAGAGGTACGGCACCTTATACTGCTGACGCCGGAACTGCAGTTGCCAAGAACCAGATTCCTAATCCATGGGGATCGTTGGGATCTGCCAACCCCGGACCAAACCAGGGTAAATATCTGTTTAAAGATAATGCAGGTTTCCCGATTATGACTTACACCGAAATGCAGTTTATTAAAGCTGAAGCAGCCTTTAGAAAAGGAGATTTTCCTTTGGCTTATACCGCCTATATTAATGGGGTTACTTCAAGTATCGATTTTGTTAGCGCTTTGGGCACGGCCATAACTGCCACTGAAAAAGCAGCATATCTGGCAAGTACATCTGTAAAACAAAGCGCAGCTACTTTAACTTTAAAAGATATTATGCTGCAAAAATACCTGGCCCTTTATGGCTACGGTTTTGTAGAAACCTGGTGCGATTTAAGGAAGTTTAACTACAACGTTGGCGATGCAGCCGGATATAATCCTTATGTGAATGTTTACCGGTTTCCATCAAGCTTTTACGTAGATAATGGAGGCAAGCCTGCGCAACGCTATCGCCCACGTTACAACTCCGAATACCTATGGAACATAGAGGCATTAAAGAAAATCGGAGCCGATAAGAGCGATTATCACACCTACAAAATGTGGTTTTCTCAACCGTAA
- a CDS encoding DUF4397 domain-containing protein — MKKILYFIAVSIGLFAACKKGELVENTAYEKIAPADPKYSYLKILNLSPASPALTFYMDGAKFSSALSTLGTENAGYAYNGLFPDLGYAVTAPGSRVLTGKILSTAAADANLEVFNTTITPEAGKYYTIYTAGQYNTTTKKIPASLMVEDSRPGLDTSKIFVRMLNLAAGSPNLDLVKDVATGTKIISNVAYGTVTTWTEIPSLGPGISPSIKLFINPAGTTTPLLAAGSTFVLTKGRAYTIYARG; from the coding sequence ATGAAAAAAATATTATATTTTATTGCGGTTAGTATCGGATTATTTGCCGCATGTAAAAAGGGCGAGCTTGTAGAAAATACAGCATATGAAAAGATAGCCCCAGCCGATCCTAAGTACTCTTATCTTAAAATTCTAAATTTAAGCCCGGCGAGCCCGGCATTAACCTTTTATATGGATGGCGCTAAATTTTCGTCCGCGCTTTCTACACTAGGAACTGAAAATGCTGGTTATGCATATAATGGATTATTTCCGGATTTGGGATATGCAGTTACTGCCCCGGGCTCACGAGTTTTAACCGGTAAAATACTTTCGACAGCTGCTGCAGATGCAAATTTAGAGGTTTTTAATACAACAATTACACCAGAAGCAGGTAAATACTACACGATATATACTGCCGGACAATATAACACTACAACTAAAAAAATTCCTGCATCATTAATGGTAGAGGATAGTAGGCCTGGTTTAGATACATCGAAGATTTTTGTTCGAATGCTTAATTTAGCTGCAGGTAGCCCAAATTTGGATCTTGTTAAAGATGTAGCTACCGGAACTAAAATTATATCAAATGTAGCTTACGGAACGGTTACAACCTGGACAGAAATACCAAGTTTAGGACCTGGAATAAGTCCGTCAATAAAGCTTTTTATTAATCCAGCTGGCACTACTACACCATTGCTTGCAGCAGGTTCAACTTTCGTGTTAACAAAGGGCAGAGCATATACCATATATGCTAGGGGATAA